The Pieris brassicae chromosome 6, ilPieBrab1.1, whole genome shotgun sequence genome window below encodes:
- the LOC123710556 gene encoding protein ultraspiracle homolog isoform X1, whose translation MSSVAKKDKPTMSVTALMQWARPGPPGPPATPTPAPLLQSPGTPTNVDFSIDMQWLNLEPGFMSPMSPPEMKPDTAMLDGGMRDDATSPPALRSYPPNHPLSGSKHLCSICGDRASGKHYGVYSCEGCKGFFKRTVRKDLTYACREERNCIIDKRQRNRCQFCRYQKCLACGMKREAVQEERQRAARGAEDAHPSSSVQELSIERLLEMESLVADPSEEFQFLRVGPDTNVPPRYRAPVSSLCQIGNKQIAALVVWARDIPHFSQLEMEDQVLLIKSSWNELLLFAIAWRSIEYLEDERENMDGTRTASPPQLMCLMPGMTLHRNSALQAGVGQIFDRVLSELSLKMRALRMDQAEYVALKAIVLLNPDVKGLKNRQEVDVLREKIFSCLDEYCRRSHSTEEGRFASLILRLPALRSISLKSFEHLFFFHLVAEGSISSFIREALRMHAPPIDANSMM comes from the exons ATGTCGAGTGTGGCGAAGAAAGACAAGCCGACGATGTCAGTGACTGCGCTGATGCAGTGGGCTCGGCCGGGACCCCCGGGCCCCCCGGCGACACCAACGCCTGCCCCCCTGCTACAGTCGCCGGGCACGCCAACGAACGTCGATTTCTCAATCGACATGCAAT GGCTGAACCTGGAGCCGGGGTTTATGTCGCCAATGTCACCGCCTGAGATGAAGCCAGACACAGCAATGTTGGATGGCGGGATGCGAGATGATGCCACATCTCCGCCCGCGTTGAGGAGTTATCCCCCAAATCATCCTTTGAGTGGATCAAAGCACCTGTGCTCAATATGTGGTGACAGGGCGTCAGGCAAACACTATGGGGTGTACAG TTGCGAAGGCTGTAAAGGTTTCTTTAAAAGGACAGTACGGAAAGACTTGACatacgcgtgtcgagaagagAGGAATTGTATCATAGACAAGCGGCAAAGGAATCGATGCCAGTTTTGTAGATACCAAAAATGTCTCGCGTGCGGCATGAAGAGGGAGGCCGTGCAAGAAGAGCGGCAGAGGGCTGCTAGAGGGGCAGAGGATGCGCATCCAAGTAGTTCTGTACAG gaGCTATCGATCGAAAGGTTATTGGAGATGGAGTCCCTAGTAGCTGACCCCAGTGAAGAGTTCCAGTTCCTCCGAGTGGGTCCCGACACAAACGTTCCGCCTCGATATAGGGCGCCCGTTTCCAGTTTATGTCAAATAG GTAACAAGCAAATAGCGGCTTTAGTGGTGTGGGCACGTGACATCCCACACTTCAGTCAACTAGAGATGGAAGACCAGGTTCTGCTGATTAAGTCTTCCTGGAACGAGTTGCTTCTCTTCGCGATCGCCTGGCGGTCTATTGAGTACCTGGAGGATGAGAGGGAGAACATGGATGGGACGAGAACTGCCTCTCCGCCGCAACTTATGTGTCTCATGCCtg GCATGACGTTACACCGTAATTCGGCGCTGCAAGCGGGCGTGGGTCAAATCTTCGACCGTGTGCTGTCGGAATTGTCTCTGAAGATGCGGGCTTTACGCATGGACCAAGCAGAGTACGTCGCGCTTAAAGCCATCGTCTTGTTAAATCCAG ATGTAAAAGGACTGAAAAATCGCCAAGAAGTGGACGTACTACGAGAAAAG ATATTCTCTTGCCTCGACGAGTACTGTCGGCGGTCGCACAGTACGGAAGAGGGTAGATTCGCATCTCTCATTTTGCGTCTACCCGCATTACGCTCCATTTCACTGAAGAGCTTCGAGCACCTGTTCTTCTTCCATCTGGTGGCCGAAGGTAGCATCAGCAGCTTTATCAGGGAAGCTTTAAGGATGCACGCGCCGCCCATAGACGCGAATTCTATGATGTAG
- the LOC123710556 gene encoding protein ultraspiracle homolog isoform X2, whose amino-acid sequence MDSRDPGLNLEPGFMSPMSPPEMKPDTAMLDGGMRDDATSPPALRSYPPNHPLSGSKHLCSICGDRASGKHYGVYSCEGCKGFFKRTVRKDLTYACREERNCIIDKRQRNRCQFCRYQKCLACGMKREAVQEERQRAARGAEDAHPSSSVQELSIERLLEMESLVADPSEEFQFLRVGPDTNVPPRYRAPVSSLCQIGNKQIAALVVWARDIPHFSQLEMEDQVLLIKSSWNELLLFAIAWRSIEYLEDERENMDGTRTASPPQLMCLMPGMTLHRNSALQAGVGQIFDRVLSELSLKMRALRMDQAEYVALKAIVLLNPDVKGLKNRQEVDVLREKIFSCLDEYCRRSHSTEEGRFASLILRLPALRSISLKSFEHLFFFHLVAEGSISSFIREALRMHAPPIDANSMM is encoded by the exons GGCTGAACCTGGAGCCGGGGTTTATGTCGCCAATGTCACCGCCTGAGATGAAGCCAGACACAGCAATGTTGGATGGCGGGATGCGAGATGATGCCACATCTCCGCCCGCGTTGAGGAGTTATCCCCCAAATCATCCTTTGAGTGGATCAAAGCACCTGTGCTCAATATGTGGTGACAGGGCGTCAGGCAAACACTATGGGGTGTACAG TTGCGAAGGCTGTAAAGGTTTCTTTAAAAGGACAGTACGGAAAGACTTGACatacgcgtgtcgagaagagAGGAATTGTATCATAGACAAGCGGCAAAGGAATCGATGCCAGTTTTGTAGATACCAAAAATGTCTCGCGTGCGGCATGAAGAGGGAGGCCGTGCAAGAAGAGCGGCAGAGGGCTGCTAGAGGGGCAGAGGATGCGCATCCAAGTAGTTCTGTACAG gaGCTATCGATCGAAAGGTTATTGGAGATGGAGTCCCTAGTAGCTGACCCCAGTGAAGAGTTCCAGTTCCTCCGAGTGGGTCCCGACACAAACGTTCCGCCTCGATATAGGGCGCCCGTTTCCAGTTTATGTCAAATAG GTAACAAGCAAATAGCGGCTTTAGTGGTGTGGGCACGTGACATCCCACACTTCAGTCAACTAGAGATGGAAGACCAGGTTCTGCTGATTAAGTCTTCCTGGAACGAGTTGCTTCTCTTCGCGATCGCCTGGCGGTCTATTGAGTACCTGGAGGATGAGAGGGAGAACATGGATGGGACGAGAACTGCCTCTCCGCCGCAACTTATGTGTCTCATGCCtg GCATGACGTTACACCGTAATTCGGCGCTGCAAGCGGGCGTGGGTCAAATCTTCGACCGTGTGCTGTCGGAATTGTCTCTGAAGATGCGGGCTTTACGCATGGACCAAGCAGAGTACGTCGCGCTTAAAGCCATCGTCTTGTTAAATCCAG ATGTAAAAGGACTGAAAAATCGCCAAGAAGTGGACGTACTACGAGAAAAG ATATTCTCTTGCCTCGACGAGTACTGTCGGCGGTCGCACAGTACGGAAGAGGGTAGATTCGCATCTCTCATTTTGCGTCTACCCGCATTACGCTCCATTTCACTGAAGAGCTTCGAGCACCTGTTCTTCTTCCATCTGGTGGCCGAAGGTAGCATCAGCAGCTTTATCAGGGAAGCTTTAAGGATGCACGCGCCGCCCATAGACGCGAATTCTATGATGTAG